In one uncultured Devosia sp. genomic region, the following are encoded:
- a CDS encoding MerR family transcriptional regulator produces MDKSPDAFRTISEAADELDLPQHVLRFWETRFATIKPLKRGGGRRYYRPEDVMLLRGIRHLLYDQGFTIKGVQRILKDQGSRYVIAVGEGKPLEDLLPMIEAAEEASDEAEIEDAVMLSNPALDKESRDKLSDVLRELLECKRILERAREH; encoded by the coding sequence TTGGACAAGTCTCCAGACGCCTTCCGGACGATATCCGAGGCCGCCGATGAGCTGGACCTGCCTCAGCATGTCCTGCGCTTCTGGGAGACTCGTTTCGCAACCATCAAGCCGCTGAAACGCGGCGGTGGCCGGCGCTACTATCGCCCCGAGGATGTGATGCTGCTCCGCGGCATCCGTCACCTGCTCTATGATCAGGGTTTCACCATCAAGGGCGTGCAGCGCATCCTCAAGGATCAGGGCAGCCGCTATGTGATTGCCGTGGGCGAAGGCAAGCCGCTCGAGGATCTCCTGCCGATGATCGAAGCCGCTGAAGAGGCGAGCGACGAGGCCGAGATCGAAGACGCCGTGATGCTGTCCAATCCGGCCCTCGACAAGGAAAGCCGGGACAAGCTTTCCGACGTCCTGCGCGAACTGCTGGAATGCAAGCGCATCCTGGAACGGGCGCGGGAGCACTGA
- a CDS encoding integration host factor subunit alpha, with protein sequence MTQKTITRADLAEAVYGSVGLSRTESAELVERVLELIGDALITGANVKLSSFGSFQVRSKNERIGRNPKTGEEVPILPRQVLVFKPSNVLKSKINKSMVPTGK encoded by the coding sequence ATGACGCAGAAGACAATCACGCGGGCTGATCTTGCGGAAGCGGTCTATGGCTCGGTTGGCCTGTCGAGAACGGAATCGGCCGAACTGGTCGAACGGGTGCTGGAATTGATCGGGGATGCCCTGATCACCGGCGCCAATGTAAAACTCTCCTCCTTCGGATCCTTCCAGGTCCGCTCCAAGAATGAACGTATTGGGCGCAATCCCAAGACGGGCGAAGAGGTGCCGATCCTGCCCCGGCAGGTTCTTGTGTTCAAACCGTCCAACGTGTTGAAGTCCAAGATCAACAAATCTATGGTTCCTACTGGAAAATAA
- the ribD gene encoding bifunctional diaminohydroxyphosphoribosylaminopyrimidine deaminase/5-amino-6-(5-phosphoribosylamino)uracil reductase RibD gives MTAVTAEDRRWLDAAARYAAPFQGTTADHAAVAALIVEPLSQTLIARAVTGKGGRPHAEAEAIAAAGFDAAGCTLYVTLEPCNEWSRTPPCADAIIRSGIMRVVIGALDPSAVGSVAHLESAGVEVIVAQHAPSFALYAGRSLRQAESRPMVNIALVLSADGKLDRTGQGALTLLGPSGRNWLDMLRARSDAILVGAATARLDPDLTVKLAGLERRTPLRVVLSGATGVDRRMNLIGGFSGHRTAIIAEIDTAVDAPISVETIRVLGDNGRPDLKAALAALSDRKVRNLLVEPGQRLLAAMLEADLVDGISLLTTARTIGSEGTPASPDGPLVDLLNAAGFVEIERQRLGEDTLLRYARLLEPV, from the coding sequence GATTGTCGAGCCATTGAGCCAGACGCTGATTGCCCGTGCCGTGACCGGCAAGGGCGGCCGCCCGCATGCCGAGGCCGAAGCGATTGCCGCTGCCGGCTTCGACGCGGCTGGTTGCACGCTCTACGTGACGCTCGAACCCTGCAATGAGTGGAGCCGCACGCCGCCCTGCGCCGATGCGATCATCCGCTCCGGCATCATGCGCGTGGTGATCGGCGCACTCGATCCCAGCGCTGTCGGTTCGGTTGCCCATCTGGAATCGGCCGGCGTCGAAGTCATCGTCGCCCAGCATGCGCCCAGCTTCGCGCTTTACGCCGGCCGCAGCCTGCGCCAGGCAGAATCGCGCCCTATGGTGAACATCGCCCTAGTGCTCTCCGCCGACGGCAAGCTGGACCGCACAGGGCAGGGCGCCCTGACGTTGCTGGGCCCGTCCGGTCGCAACTGGCTCGACATGCTTCGTGCCAGATCCGATGCCATTTTGGTCGGTGCGGCAACGGCGCGGCTCGATCCCGATCTGACTGTCAAACTGGCCGGTCTCGAGCGCCGCACGCCGCTTCGTGTTGTGCTGTCCGGCGCTACAGGTGTCGACCGCCGCATGAATCTGATCGGTGGTTTTTCCGGCCACCGCACTGCAATCATTGCCGAAATCGACACCGCCGTGGATGCCCCGATCTCGGTCGAGACCATCCGCGTGCTGGGCGACAACGGTCGCCCCGATCTCAAGGCCGCGCTTGCCGCGCTGAGTGACCGCAAAGTGCGCAACCTTCTGGTCGAGCCCGGCCAGCGCCTGCTCGCAGCTATGCTCGAAGCCGATCTGGTGGACGGGATTTCGCTGCTGACGACGGCGCGCACCATCGGCAGCGAAGGCACGCCGGCATCGCCCGATGGCCCGCTGGTTGACCTCCTCAATGCCGCCGGCTTTGTCGAGATCGAACGCCAGCGCCTTGGCGAGGACACGCTGCTGCGATACGCAAGGCTGCTAGAGCCGGTTTGA
- a CDS encoding DUF177 domain-containing protein — translation MSDESSLFDAIVRVDRLPATGRDLKVSLDEATRQRLAEELKLTAIDSFEAVLVVTPLRGGIRALGRLKAEIVQPSVVSFEPVGQKVDEPVDRVFLPEPHGHQKPTPGSELFIDLEDDDFPDHIDGPEVDLSALLIETLALAIDAYPRLPDESLDSLGIDLGNGPSGPFAGLEKLKQSTDTES, via the coding sequence TTGAGCGATGAATCTTCCCTTTTCGATGCCATTGTCCGTGTTGATCGTCTGCCGGCCACTGGCCGCGACCTCAAGGTTTCGCTGGACGAGGCCACCCGTCAGCGCTTGGCCGAGGAGCTCAAGCTCACGGCAATCGACTCGTTCGAAGCAGTGCTGGTCGTCACGCCTCTGCGTGGCGGAATCCGCGCCCTGGGCCGGCTCAAGGCCGAAATCGTCCAGCCGTCGGTCGTCAGCTTCGAGCCTGTCGGGCAGAAGGTGGACGAGCCTGTTGACCGCGTTTTCCTCCCCGAGCCGCATGGCCACCAAAAGCCGACACCCGGCTCCGAACTGTTCATCGATCTCGAGGATGACGACTTTCCCGATCATATCGATGGTCCCGAGGTCGATCTGAGCGCTCTGTTGATCGAAACGCTGGCGCTCGCCATCGATGCCTATCCGCGTCTGCCCGATGAAAGCCTCGATTCTCTGGGTATAGACTTGGGCAATGGACCATCCGGTCCGTTCGCCGGCCTCGAAAAGCTCAAGCAGTCCACCGATACTGAGAGCTAG
- the bamE gene encoding outer membrane protein assembly factor BamE — protein sequence MHLRNASGKLVPIAAVTMLTLALAACTSSTTLVTSRTQGYEISDSAQAQIRTGQSQELVQLVLGSPQSTNTFGDQSAWYYVETKVRQTAFGLTMNDSRTVLVVYFDKNKKVVDKAVYGLQDGKTVAIETRRTPSYGEDRSFIDSILSSF from the coding sequence ATGCACCTGCGCAATGCCTCCGGTAAACTCGTGCCGATCGCCGCTGTCACCATGCTGACGCTGGCATTGGCCGCCTGTACCAGCAGCACGACGCTGGTTACCTCGAGGACCCAGGGCTACGAGATTTCCGACAGCGCCCAGGCGCAGATTCGCACGGGGCAGAGCCAGGAGCTGGTGCAGCTGGTGCTGGGTTCGCCGCAGTCGACCAATACATTCGGCGATCAGTCGGCCTGGTATTATGTCGAGACCAAGGTGCGACAGACCGCTTTCGGCCTCACCATGAACGACTCGCGTACCGTGCTGGTCGTCTATTTCGACAAGAACAAGAAGGTCGTCGACAAGGCCGTCTACGGCCTGCAGGACGGCAAGACCGTCGCGATCGAAACGCGCCGCACGCCGTCCTATGGCGAAGACCGCAGCTTCATCGATTCCATTCTCAGCAGCTTCTGA
- the plsX gene encoding phosphate acyltransferase PlsX — MTDTITISVDAMGGDNAPRSVIHGAYLALRERKNTKFIFHGREELIAPLLDEFPALKPVSTVRHAEVVIAMDEKPSQALRKGKNTSSMWMAIQAVKDKEADVAVSGGNTGALMAMSTFCLRPMEGISRPGIAAIWPTLRSDIIVLDMGATIGADAQQLVDYAILGSALARCLFDDDNPSVGLLNVGTEEVKGLDYIKDAGKILTEASGSGFTYHGFVEGDDIGKGTVDVVVTEGFVGNIALKTAEGTARQVGSYLRSALKSNLMSKIGALFATSALNALRRKMDPRTLNGGVFMGLNGIVIKSHGGTDEIGYKSALGLGYEMGRSRLIDKIGETMKRFPIKAAAPAVPAAEPEAKQA, encoded by the coding sequence ATGACCGATACAATTACTATATCAGTGGATGCCATGGGTGGGGACAACGCCCCGCGCTCTGTCATCCACGGAGCCTATCTGGCCCTGCGCGAGCGCAAGAACACCAAGTTCATCTTCCACGGGCGCGAGGAGCTGATCGCGCCGCTACTCGACGAATTTCCGGCGCTGAAGCCGGTTTCGACCGTGCGCCATGCCGAAGTCGTCATCGCCATGGACGAAAAGCCCAGCCAGGCCCTGCGCAAGGGCAAGAATACCTCGTCCATGTGGATGGCCATCCAGGCCGTCAAGGACAAGGAAGCCGATGTCGCCGTCTCGGGCGGCAATACCGGCGCGCTGATGGCCATGTCGACCTTTTGCCTGCGTCCGATGGAGGGCATTTCCCGTCCCGGCATCGCCGCGATCTGGCCGACCCTGCGCAGCGACATCATCGTGCTCGACATGGGCGCCACAATCGGCGCCGATGCCCAGCAGCTGGTCGACTACGCCATTCTCGGTTCGGCGCTGGCGCGCTGCCTGTTCGACGACGACAATCCCAGCGTCGGCCTGCTCAATGTGGGCACCGAAGAGGTCAAGGGCCTCGACTATATCAAGGATGCCGGCAAGATCCTGACCGAGGCCTCCGGCTCGGGCTTCACCTATCACGGCTTTGTCGAAGGCGACGATATCGGCAAGGGCACGGTCGACGTGGTCGTCACCGAAGGCTTTGTCGGCAATATTGCGCTCAAGACCGCTGAAGGCACCGCCCGCCAGGTTGGCTCCTACCTTCGCAGCGCGCTCAAATCCAATCTGATGAGCAAGATCGGCGCGCTGTTCGCGACCTCCGCGCTCAATGCCCTGCGCCGCAAGATGGACCCGCGCACGCTCAATGGCGGTGTTTTTATGGGTCTCAATGGCATTGTCATCAAATCGCATGGTGGCACTGATGAAATTGGCTACAAGAGTGCGTTGGGTCTCGGTTATGAAATGGGCCGCAGCCGCTTGATCGACAAGATCGGCGAGACCATGAAGCGCTTTCCCATCAAGGCGGCGGCTCCCGCCGTTCCCGCAGCAGAACCCGAGGCGAAACAGGCGTGA
- a CDS encoding beta-ketoacyl-ACP synthase III, producing MTRTRTIIRGVGGYLPEKILTNADLEKIVDTSDEWIQQRVGIKERHIAAEGQFTSDLAVEAGKKAMAAAGVTAEDIDLIIVATTTPDYTFPSAATLVQMKLGMHHGMAFDIQAVCSGFVYALTTADSYIKNGLARRALVIGAETFSRLLDWTDRTTCVLFGDGAGAMVVEGVELADGEAERGILSSALRSDGHHWDKLYVDGGPSTTGTTGHVHMQGPEVFRHAVGKITDVVYSALEKGGYTVEDLDWFVPHQANQRIIEGAGKKLGLPPEKVVMTVDRHANTSAASVPLALSVAVADGRIKQGDLVMLEAMGGGFTWGANLIRW from the coding sequence GTGACCAGAACGCGTACCATTATCCGTGGCGTCGGCGGCTACCTGCCGGAAAAAATTCTGACCAATGCCGACCTGGAAAAGATCGTCGATACGTCCGACGAGTGGATCCAGCAGCGTGTCGGCATCAAGGAACGCCATATCGCCGCCGAAGGCCAGTTCACCTCCGACCTCGCGGTTGAAGCCGGCAAGAAGGCCATGGCTGCTGCCGGCGTGACGGCCGAGGACATCGACCTGATCATCGTGGCGACCACGACGCCGGACTATACGTTCCCGTCGGCTGCGACGCTGGTGCAGATGAAGCTGGGCATGCATCACGGCATGGCCTTCGACATCCAGGCCGTCTGCTCGGGCTTCGTCTATGCCCTGACCACGGCTGACAGCTATATCAAGAATGGTCTTGCCAGGCGCGCGCTGGTCATCGGCGCCGAGACCTTCTCGCGCCTGCTCGACTGGACCGATCGCACCACCTGCGTGCTGTTTGGCGACGGTGCAGGGGCCATGGTCGTGGAAGGCGTGGAACTTGCCGACGGCGAGGCCGAACGCGGCATTCTCTCATCCGCTCTCCGTTCCGATGGTCACCATTGGGACAAGCTCTATGTCGATGGCGGTCCCTCGACCACCGGCACGACCGGCCACGTGCATATGCAGGGCCCCGAAGTCTTCCGCCATGCCGTGGGCAAGATCACCGACGTGGTCTATTCCGCGCTGGAAAAGGGCGGCTATACCGTCGAGGACCTCGACTGGTTCGTTCCGCATCAGGCCAACCAGCGCATCATCGAGGGCGCGGGCAAGAAACTCGGCCTGCCACCTGAAAAGGTGGTGATGACCGTGGACCGCCATGCCAATACTTCTGCAGCCTCGGTTCCCCTCGCGCTGAGCGTTGCCGTCGCCGACGGTCGCATCAAGCAGGGTGACCTCGTGATGCTCGAAGCCATGGGCGGTGGCTTCACCTGGGGCGCAAATCTCATTCGCTGGTAA
- the nusB gene encoding transcription antitermination factor NusB produces MADAPKRDPQVERPANQRGAARFAAVQALYQMDIGRATLEDTLAQFGTYHLGREIEGEQYLPADADFFKQIVTGVTKHQIAIDPAVDRALADGWPVERVDATLRAILRAAAWELLRRKDIPPRVVITEYVDVAKAFYEDDASGLVNAALDAIAREAGSDLTGNK; encoded by the coding sequence ATGGCCGACGCCCCCAAACGCGATCCCCAAGTCGAACGCCCCGCCAACCAGCGCGGCGCGGCGCGTTTTGCCGCCGTGCAGGCGCTCTACCAAATGGATATTGGTCGCGCGACGCTCGAAGACACGCTGGCCCAGTTCGGCACCTATCACCTCGGCCGCGAGATCGAGGGTGAGCAGTACCTTCCCGCCGATGCCGATTTCTTCAAGCAGATCGTGACCGGCGTCACCAAGCACCAGATCGCCATTGACCCGGCCGTTGACCGCGCCCTCGCCGACGGCTGGCCGGTCGAGCGCGTCGATGCGACGCTCCGCGCCATCCTGCGCGCCGCCGCTTGGGAATTGCTGCGCCGCAAGGATATTCCGCCCCGCGTCGTCATCACCGAATATGTCGACGTGGCCAAGGCCTTTTACGAAGACGATGCCTCCGGCCTCGTCAATGCCGCGCTGGACGCCATTGCCCGCGAAGCTGGGTCAGACTTGACCGGCAATAAATAG
- a CDS encoding DUF1579 family protein: MSTAFHSDHHARLNTLAGFWDTEITTLDAEGREQSTSRATDEYVWLPNGHFLVHNVDAQMDGERVQSTEIFGVNADAGTFYSRSYDADGSTNDFTAQIDGPNLTIEGQQQRFAGHFGDNDQTLQGEWKHRSNGAWVPFVRITLRKRV, encoded by the coding sequence ATGTCCACAGCCTTTCACAGCGATCACCATGCCCGCCTGAACACGCTCGCAGGCTTTTGGGACACGGAGATCACCACGCTCGACGCTGAAGGCCGGGAGCAAAGCACATCCAGGGCGACTGATGAATATGTCTGGCTGCCGAATGGCCACTTCCTCGTCCACAACGTCGACGCGCAGATGGACGGAGAACGTGTGCAGTCGACGGAGATTTTCGGCGTCAACGCAGACGCCGGGACCTTTTACAGCCGCAGTTATGATGCCGATGGCAGCACCAATGATTTCACCGCCCAGATAGATGGACCCAATCTGACGATCGAAGGCCAGCAGCAGCGCTTCGCCGGGCATTTCGGCGATAACGACCAGACATTGCAGGGCGAATGGAAGCACCGCAGCAATGGCGCTTGGGTACCGTTCGTCAGGATCACTCTCAGAAAGCGCGTCTAG
- a CDS encoding DMT family transporter, with product MNQVSSSAQNATIGAFVMITAAVLFAGSNVLQSVLPTPVEYGGFGLSSTGMAFWQYVIASILALPLILRIGFDKLRTRHPLAHQLRALASATGVHVFVYGFASGVPIWQMVTLLATGPLFIIIGSTLFLGERATLPRIIAALMGFAGAIIVSGVGGDLGLVTLIPIAAAALWATTDVLTKYLAREEAPETLTISLLVLMTPNHLLVLLAVNAWGWLLPSLTPAGLASGFPFALPTGTGLVLLLLLGALTAGAQYLLGVAYKLADATYLQPFADLKVPLGGLLGWALLGQMPAVWFWPGFLLIIGGSLLVFWAETERRPSLRMA from the coding sequence ATGAACCAGGTTTCCTCTTCTGCACAGAACGCCACGATCGGCGCCTTCGTCATGATCACCGCCGCCGTGCTGTTTGCCGGCAGCAATGTGCTGCAATCGGTGCTGCCGACTCCCGTCGAATATGGCGGCTTTGGCCTCTCCTCCACCGGTATGGCCTTCTGGCAATATGTCATTGCTTCCATCCTGGCGCTGCCGCTGATCCTGCGTATCGGCTTTGACAAGCTGCGCACGCGCCACCCGCTGGCGCATCAGCTTCGCGCCCTGGCCTCGGCGACCGGCGTGCATGTCTTCGTCTATGGCTTCGCCTCGGGCGTGCCGATCTGGCAGATGGTGACGCTGCTCGCCACCGGCCCGTTGTTCATCATCATCGGCTCGACGCTGTTTCTGGGCGAACGCGCCACCCTGCCCCGCATCATCGCGGCCTTGATGGGCTTTGCCGGCGCGATCATTGTCTCGGGCGTTGGTGGCGACCTCGGTCTTGTCACTCTGATCCCGATCGCGGCGGCCGCGCTCTGGGCCACGACGGACGTGTTGACCAAGTATCTCGCTCGCGAGGAAGCACCGGAAACGCTGACAATTTCGCTCCTCGTGCTGATGACGCCAAACCACCTGCTGGTGCTGCTGGCCGTCAATGCCTGGGGTTGGCTCCTGCCGTCGCTGACACCGGCGGGCCTTGCCAGCGGCTTCCCCTTTGCCCTGCCGACGGGCACGGGGCTGGTGCTGCTGCTCCTGCTCGGCGCCCTCACCGCGGGCGCGCAATATCTGCTGGGCGTCGCCTACAAGCTGGCTGATGCCACCTATCTGCAGCCCTTTGCGGACCTCAAGGTCCCGCTCGGCGGCCTGCTGGGCTGGGCCCTGCTCGGCCAGATGCCCGCGGTCTGGTTCTGGCCGGGGTTCCTGCTGATCATCGGCGGTTCGCTGCTGGTGTTCTGGGCGGAGACAGAGAGGCGCCCAAGCCTGCGCATGGCTTAG
- a CDS encoding aldo/keto reductase, whose translation MSEKIRWGIIGPGSIAKAFWGGVKGSKHGVITAIATRDPNKPNLATDFPGAKVVHGYDALLADPEVDAVYIAVPHTGHAEWAIKAAEAGKHVLVEKPLALSSFEIDAVFHAHRKAGTFAGEAFMYRLHPQTAKLGELIRSGAIGEVRMIQSSFGFNMGKFQPEHRLFASKLAGGGILDVGGYPVSMSRFIAGQALGKSFADPVKVSGTAKLNAEGTDDWAAAVLTFENGIVAQVSCAVMANLDNVLRIHGSEGRIEVPDFWFAGGNRDQGRGRIDVIKNGETVTVSVEEDRHVYSFEADAAAEAIFAKRNELAAPGMTWADSLGNARVLDAWRKDAGIEFSVEKASTRVNTLDNRKLGPNQGVIPKRSIPGLGKEASAVALGFEDFKSFASGAILLDAFWEKGGNIFDTAFVYGSGYTEKLFGEWHKNRGTREGAVLIGKGAHSPLVYPDVIGKQLTQSLDRLQTDYVDVYFMHRDNVDVPVGEFVDAMDAEVKSGRIRGPFGGSNWTKERFDEAVAYAERTGKTKPQALSNNFALSEMLVPIWDGCVTASTDDWKTWLKDRQVTNFSWSSQGRGFFTDRAGRDKTDNEELVRCWYNDRNFARRDRAIELGKQLGHSPIHIALAFVLAQDFPSIPLIGPRTLAELDDSLKTFEFKLTPEQVAWLDNG comes from the coding sequence CAGCATCGCCAAGGCCTTCTGGGGCGGCGTCAAAGGCTCCAAGCATGGCGTGATCACCGCCATTGCCACGCGCGATCCCAACAAGCCGAACCTCGCCACCGATTTCCCCGGCGCCAAAGTCGTGCACGGTTATGATGCGCTTTTGGCCGATCCGGAAGTCGATGCCGTCTATATCGCGGTGCCGCACACCGGCCATGCCGAATGGGCGATCAAGGCTGCGGAAGCCGGCAAGCATGTGCTTGTCGAAAAGCCGCTGGCGCTGTCGTCCTTCGAAATCGACGCAGTGTTCCATGCCCATCGCAAGGCCGGCACTTTCGCTGGCGAAGCCTTCATGTATCGCCTCCATCCCCAGACAGCCAAGCTGGGCGAATTGATCCGCTCGGGCGCCATTGGCGAAGTGCGGATGATCCAGTCGAGCTTTGGCTTCAACATGGGCAAGTTCCAGCCGGAGCATCGCCTGTTCGCCTCCAAGCTGGCTGGCGGCGGCATTCTCGACGTTGGTGGTTATCCGGTCTCGATGTCGCGCTTTATCGCCGGCCAGGCGCTGGGCAAGAGTTTTGCCGATCCGGTCAAGGTTTCCGGCACCGCCAAGCTCAATGCCGAAGGCACCGATGACTGGGCTGCCGCCGTCCTCACCTTCGAGAATGGCATCGTCGCGCAGGTCTCCTGCGCCGTCATGGCCAATCTCGACAATGTGCTGCGCATCCACGGCTCGGAAGGCCGGATCGAAGTGCCGGACTTCTGGTTTGCCGGTGGCAATCGCGACCAGGGTCGCGGCCGTATCGACGTCATCAAGAATGGTGAGACGGTTACCGTCAGCGTCGAGGAAGACCGCCATGTCTATTCCTTCGAGGCCGATGCCGCTGCCGAAGCCATTTTCGCCAAGCGCAATGAGCTGGCCGCACCCGGCATGACCTGGGCCGATAGCCTGGGCAATGCCCGTGTGCTCGACGCCTGGCGCAAGGATGCCGGGATCGAATTCTCGGTCGAAAAGGCGTCCACCCGCGTCAATACGCTCGACAATCGCAAGCTCGGGCCAAACCAAGGCGTCATCCCCAAGCGGAGCATTCCAGGCCTTGGCAAGGAAGCATCGGCGGTCGCGCTGGGCTTTGAGGATTTCAAGAGCTTTGCCTCGGGCGCGATCCTGCTCGACGCCTTCTGGGAAAAGGGCGGCAATATCTTCGACACCGCCTTTGTCTATGGCTCGGGCTATACCGAAAAACTGTTCGGCGAATGGCACAAGAACCGCGGCACCCGTGAAGGCGCCGTACTGATCGGCAAGGGCGCACATAGCCCGCTGGTCTATCCCGACGTCATCGGCAAGCAGTTGACCCAGTCGCTCGATCGCCTGCAGACCGACTATGTCGACGTCTATTTCATGCATCGCGACAATGTCGACGTGCCGGTGGGTGAGTTCGTCGATGCCATGGATGCCGAGGTAAAGTCCGGCCGCATTCGCGGCCCGTTCGGTGGCTCCAACTGGACCAAGGAGCGTTTCGACGAGGCCGTCGCCTACGCCGAGCGCACCGGCAAGACCAAGCCGCAGGCGCTTTCCAACAATTTCGCCCTGAGCGAAATGCTGGTGCCAATCTGGGATGGCTGCGTCACCGCCTCGACCGATGACTGGAAGACCTGGCTCAAGGATCGTCAGGTCACCAATTTCTCCTGGTCCAGCCAGGGCCGCGGCTTCTTCACCGACCGTGCCGGTCGCGACAAGACCGACAATGAGGAACTGGTGCGCTGTTGGTACAATGATCGCAACTTTGCCCGCCGCGATCGCGCAATCGAACTGGGCAAGCAGCTCGGCCACAGCCCGATCCACATCGCCCTGGCCTTCGTGCTGGCGCAGGACTTCCCGTCCATTCCGCTCATCGGCCCGCGCACGCTGGCCGAGCTGGACGATAGCCTCAAGACCTTCGAGTTCAAGCTGACCCCCGAACAGGTCGCCTGGCTGGACAACGGCTAG
- a CDS encoding ubiquinol-cytochrome C chaperone family protein: protein MILSLFRKDTATEPVYAVYSAIVAQSRQPIFYAQWGVPDTVTGRFDMISLHMALLFRRLRAETGRQKEFSQAVFDLFFKDMDRSLREMGVGDLGVPKRIQKMGNIFFGLLAAMNEAMDRSDVAALESVLARNIYEGEVTPEVTLLTTYLMAQDRYLAGQAPNAITNGALTFEAAA, encoded by the coding sequence ATGATCCTGTCTTTGTTCCGCAAGGACACTGCTACCGAACCGGTTTACGCCGTCTATAGCGCCATTGTGGCGCAATCCCGGCAGCCCATTTTCTATGCGCAATGGGGTGTTCCGGACACGGTGACTGGCCGTTTCGACATGATCAGCCTGCATATGGCCCTGCTGTTTCGCCGTCTCCGTGCCGAGACCGGCAGGCAGAAGGAATTCAGCCAGGCGGTGTTTGATCTTTTCTTCAAGGACATGGACCGCTCGCTGCGCGAAATGGGCGTCGGCGATCTGGGCGTGCCCAAGCGCATCCAGAAGATGGGCAATATCTTCTTCGGCCTCCTTGCTGCCATGAATGAAGCCATGGATCGCAGCGATGTCGCTGCCTTGGAAAGTGTCCTGGCGCGCAATATCTATGAGGGTGAGGTTACCCCGGAGGTGACCTTGCTCACGACCTATCTCATGGCCCAGGATCGGTATCTTGCCGGCCAGGCTCCCAATGCCATTACCAATGGCGCACTGACTTTCGAGGCCGCCGCTTGA